In Camelina sativa cultivar DH55 chromosome 16, Cs, whole genome shotgun sequence, a single window of DNA contains:
- the LOC104751071 gene encoding thionin-2.1-like, with protein MKGKTLIFSLLIMSLVMAQIQVEARACCPSNKARNVYLICRLNQSRKTCISLSGCQESDTCPPGWENDILENSGDVVNEYCKLGCETSVCGAMNTLKNSDASEIVKGALEQCAKACSTFCTRSS; from the exons ATGAAAGGAAAAACTTTGATTTTCAGTTTGCTCATAATGAGTCTCGTCATGGCACAAATTCAAGTAGAAGCAAGGGCCTGCTGCCCGTCCAACAAAGCTAGAAATGTTTATCTTATATGTCGTCTCAATCAGTCCAGGAAAACGTGTATTTCACTGAGTGGATGTCAAGAATCTGATACATGCCCTCCTGGCTGGGAAAACGACATTCTGGAAAACTCAG GTGATGTTGTTAATGAGTACTGCAAGTTAGGGTGTGAAACTTCTGTTTGTGGTGCCATGAACACTCTCAAAAACTCTG ATGCAAGTGAGATTGTGAAAGGAGCGCTTGAACAATGTGCTAAGGCATGTTCTACTTTCTGCACCAGGAGCTCTTAA